A genome region from Cervus canadensis isolate Bull #8, Minnesota chromosome 10, ASM1932006v1, whole genome shotgun sequence includes the following:
- the LOC122448344 gene encoding transmembrane protein 256-like, with product PLTAIASPGAAFHRLGALSRAGALGLASYGAHGAQFLDAHRKELFDKSNKHRFLHSLALLAVSPCRKPLWAGLLLASGTTLFCTTFYYQALRRDPSFQNLAPVGGSLLLFGWLALAL from the coding sequence CCGTTGACAGCCATAGCCAGTCCCGGGGCTGCTTTCCACCGCCTGGGTGCCTTGTCCAGAGCTGGGGCCTTAGGCTTGGCCTCCTACGGGGCGCATGGAGCCCAGTTTCTGGATGCCCATAGGAAGGAGCTCTTTGACAAGTCCAACAAACACCGCTTCTTACACAGCCTGGCCCTGTTAGCGGTATCCCCGTGTAGAAAGCCCCTCTGGGCTGGGTTACTGCTAGCTTCTGGAACTACCTTATTCTGCACCACCTTTTACTACCAGGCTCTGAGGAGAGACCCCAGCTTCCAGAATTTGGCTCCTGTGGGAGGGAGCCTGCTACTCTTCGGCTGGCTTGCCTTGGCTCTTTGA